Below is a genomic region from Rosa chinensis cultivar Old Blush chromosome 5, RchiOBHm-V2, whole genome shotgun sequence.
GGACTAGTCTTTGCAGGAACCCTAGCGAGACCACCAGAGTTGTTGCAGCCACCAATTTAGTTTGGCGGTTTCACCAGGCGCAAAAACACAACGGTTATCCCGCCCACCAAAAGCTTGTGCTTCTGCTTACACTACAGCCGCCCAAGTTTGATCATGAGCCAATCGCCTCCTTTAGCAACCCAAGAAAACGCTGTGTTCCTGCTCCCTGACCAAGGATTGACACCACACCAAGTACCTTAATGAGCAAAGCCGCCTTTGCAAAGTCATCGCCACTCTGTCACCAAAACTCAAAAAGAGATCATTAGCCGGTGCGAAAAACCATCGTAGGATTCGCACCTGGCCAATCAGAGCATGGAGTGCTCTGTCCTCTTACAAATACATGACATCAATGGATGCCGCCTACATGGTCGGGCAGAAGACAAAGTTGTCACCGCCACCTACACGAAACCTAGGGTTTCCATCACCAGCCAAGCCTTTTGACCGATAATATTGGCTTTGGTGGTGTGAAACTCATCCCTTATTCATAGCAAATTAGCAAAACATGCACGCTGTAATTGTATCCACATTTTAGTAATCAAACATTCTTTTAACCTTTGATTTAGATCTAATGGTACCAAATTAactgattaaaaaaatattattcgCAAAAAGAAGCACTAAGAATCTTCCACTTACAAAGTAAGCACTAATGTGACTACATCAAATAATACTGAATATTCTTAGTCTAATCTaaataaatcaaacaaaatattaCACTACATGCATCACTCTAACGTCGGaagatatatgtatgtatgtattttttctatattttactATGAATCTAACAATGCAATATGGTGCCATGTAGACCTTAATCCATTTATTTCATGCTAGCTATATCATGAGTTCATGACTATATGACCATATGCTAAATAAATTATAGCACTTAAGAAATGTTGGTAATGTAATCACATTGAATAATGCTCTTAAGAGAGATAATACAAACCTAACCGCTTAGCTTTATAACCCCCATATCTATTTATGATTCAAAACTTTAGTGGGATCATGATACCATATCCTCTTTCTGAATTTGGTGAAGATTTGCATCATTAGAGTGTGACAGGGAAGACAACAAGTAGGCAGTGGCGGAGGGaggaatatatatgtatgggaGTCAAAAAATTTAACCAAACACCAAAAGACCATTGATGAACCAAAATACATCCCCTGTAGAACATGAATGCATAATACTGATGATAGAACATCAAGTCATCAATTCACATTGTTCTCAATAAGTCTATAGGAAATACACAAGAACAGAGCCAcagaggagaagaaaaacagtaaaaaagaaacaaacaaattaatCAACTTGAGTGCTGGCTTTGGTAGTTGAGTTTGATCAACAAAGAGATATTGATATCTGGGATTTGAGAAATGAAGTCATCGCAGCAACTAGGAAGCCAACAATATCAGTTTATTGACTTTGAGTGCAGAGTGCTGGCTTTGGTAGTTgagtttgaatatatatatgtgctGAATGGGGTTGCACAAGAAGCTTCATGCtcccctttttcttgtttttgctgTTGGTTTGTGGGAGTTGTGTGTTGTGGGTCTACTGATATGTTTAGACGGTTTGGACTATCATATTTGTGGGCTTTGAATTATGCCATTGAGGGAACACCGAACACAATATGTAtacatatatcatatatgaTGTTTATATTTGGTCAGTTGATGGGGGCAAATTGTATCCTTATGAGCCATGTGTCATAATCTCAATGGGGCAGTAGCCCCCACTCGTCCTGAACTGCCTCCGCCAGTGCAAGTAGGGGCAGGGGTTGGAATGTCGTAttcaaactatatatatatgtaaaatttATTTGTTCACATGGGTCTTGATTCTAAGTTTTGTTTAAAAAGGACGAACATTTAAGTTCTTAGAGGAGGACTCCAAGGAGCCAAAAGTTTTAAACAATGAAGATATCAATGAAACTTTAGCGGCTTTTAAAGCATATGAATTCACATTCACATTAAAAGTTCAGCAATCACGTTCTTCTGCATCATATTATATTTaaattaatttcttgcttgaagtCATATATATTAGAACTATTTTGTCGCAAAGAATGATATTGGGTTCTTACTTCAAGGTAAAGGAATCATGAAATTCACACAACTGTAATAGTtataaacaacaaaagaaaaccaatAATAAACAGATTAGCATAGTGGAAAAGCTGGTTTAATTGTCTTATAGCTTTACATTAGCGTTATCTTTTCAATATATCACCGTTattgtaaagcaaatagagtagccattgGAGCACTCTTATTAGTTGGTGTATGTTAAAATACATAGAATTGGTTAAGTTTGGCATTATTTGAGAAGTTCTCTCGATGCttattatcattattattttttaatagggtttggaacccagcctaactgggaggctcacCCCACGCCcggtttcatttttttttttaaagcgcaCCCGGTTTCATTCATTAAAGGTAAATTAGGCATcaggggggacataaaacctgaacccctagttgctagttggtgcattgtaatatggggtttaggcatcataataaaaaataattataaaaaaaacacTCATATAtcaaggggagtgaaattcacactcccatttgatttttttatttttttatatataatatttcaTGTCTTAGTCTTATTTGCGTTTTCAAATTACCCTTCATctctcaatcaaaatcaaactgTTATATTGCCCTTCGATTATCTTTGGTGAGCCTAGGCTGTGGCAAGTGGTCAAATAAGTTTGTGTAAAACTGTAAACCAATGTAGTGATTTGTTTATATTACATCTGAATTTAcagattagggtttagggtttcagTTCTAGACGTGGAAGATAAAGAGGATGGTAATTAGTAGAAGAGTGCTTTGGTGAAATGAGCACAAGGGGAGTGTAGACCAAATGGTTAACAGTACTCTGTTGCActattagagcatctccaacaatggagTTAAAAACCAAAGTCATTTGCAAAATTTGACTCCTCTAGTGTCATCAtttgaatagaagttgattgttATTCAAATAATCAACAGCCAATTGGCCATAGCTTACAAAGCTTACATAAGAAAaaccggcaagaaaatccggtaAAACCTATCCAAGCTACAACAAACTAATTAACATCATTGGGAAGCTCACAATTAAGCAAGCCTACCCAAGAGTGACAAAGCTtcgcctcctacggaaagaAATTTCAACTAGCCCTCCCTTGCCAATCaggcaattgtggtacaagaaagaaactagaaacgtcatagaagactcatagaaactAAGACACCCTTAAAGAGGCTTAAACCCAAGCTAGAACGATCAAACAATAAGCAGCTCCTTCCTATTCGAGTTGGAGCATAAATCCACACCGACATCATTACCTTCCACTTTCTTTGGAGATTGTAACTGCTTAGCTTGGCGTCCAGGTGGACGACCCTTCTTCTTTGGAGCTAATCCCATCGAAATTGGAACCTCCACTAGTTCACCCAGTTGGAATTCCGGAGGGATAACTACCAGACTAGGTTTAAAAACCTTTTTTCTCACACCCAAGCCCAAGTTTGGACTTCTTCCAGCAGTAGCAGAAGGCCCTGCAGACTTGGACCCAGTCAAACTTTGCTCCCCTGGCCCAACAGACCCAATCAAGCCCCCAGTCAAACCTGCGGTCAACCCTAATTCAAAGTTAGGGTTTCTCGCCGGTTTTTCCGGAGCAGCCAGCCCAGATGCAGCGTCTGCAACCTCCAACTCCGAGCCACCCACCTTCACCACCTGCTCACCAGTCGCCTCCGCCACCAAACCCAGAGCCTCTGACACCAGAGAAAACACCTCCGGCCCCACGACAGCAGCCACCGGAGAATCCTGCGGTCCGGACACCGAGCCCAGGCCCTCCCTATTCAATACCTCATCGCCCGGCATCACCAGCCCGAGCGCCTCTGCAGCCAACCTTTCGTCACACGGACCTCCCCCATGGCCAAAAAGACCACAAGCCACACACAACCCATGGCATTTTTCATATTGCAACTCCACCATCACCGAAACAACCGATGAAAAGTCAAACCTCCGTCGCGCCCAAATCCTCCGGCGAACATCATGAATCACACATATCCTCTAGACATGATCATTTCTCTGCACCGCCCCCTGATCAACTCGAACAAAGTCCCCCAGTGCTCGTACGATTAGGGTTAGGGCTTTCTCATTCCGCATCACTATTCGCAACCCTTTCACAGCCACCCACACCTCAAGGAGATGCAGCGGCGCCGCTTCTAGGTCAAAAACTCCGTCGTAATCCGCCAGCAATAGCATGGAGTTGTTATAGAACCAAGGACCCCCTGAGAGAACCCGATTCTTCACCTCCATCTCCTTAAATTGGAAGACAAAgatgtcctcctcctcctgccgGATCAAAACCCTCTCCTTCAATCCCTAAACATTGGAGATCGCCGCCGAAAAAGACGAAAGCACCACCGCCTTCTTGGACAGAAGTCGGCCACAGAGATAGAAAAAAGAATCATGGATATATAGCATCCTCTCCACCAAGCAGGCTCACCACGGCCTCTTCAAACAATACTGACGGAGCCACCACCGCCATCTTCTTACCGAACTCGATCAATTGGATGGCTCCCTCTAGTGTCATCATTATTTATTCATAttttgcatctccaaccatctttagtcaaaagtcaaaGTCATTTCATAAATTAATCATTTTAGACAATTATTTAACTAATGGGTTGCTCATTTGTAGGACTCAATTTAAGGGACAAAACGGGACGAATCAATTTGGGCAGTTGGATTTTCAGTGATAAATCCTACAGATCTaataaaaacacaatttcaTTCCAATTCTCATatgttcatcttcttccctCATCCCACCATTTCAGAGACTTTGCAACCCAGCtctattcatcttcttctttccgCATCTCATCATCCAATTTTTTAAGAGCCTCACATGTTATTCTTTCCTCATCTTCCATAGGACTGGTGTAATTTGAATTCAGCAACATGTAAACTAAAtccaacaaaaatagaaaaataaaatatctgATCTCGAGAGAAAATCAATCacaatataagaaaaagaagaacctATCCTACAAACAAGCATAGGGGTGCTTTTTATATCCGTTGATATGAGAAATTAATTTGAAGTAGACCAATCCCATGAAAATAAAAGAGCAGAGCGTAGATGTGTTTTAAGAGCAGATAGCATGGTTTAGAGAGATATGTTTGAGAGGAGAACAAGATGAACAGATTTGGGTTTAGATAGATatgagaggagaagaagatgaacatATTTGGCTATGTGGCTTAGAAAGGTGAGAGGTGAGAGgtgagaggagaagaagaacagATTTGCAGGAGTTGGATAAGAAATGGGATGAAATGCTGCTGCCATTAGATCCGCAGGATTTATTCATTTAAGATCCAACAGCTGAGACTGATTtgtcccgttttgtcccttAAAATGTGTCCCGCAGGTGAGCAACCTTGTATTTAACTACAATCTGagtttatatatcatacataattattttatataatatatcatcattaattgaatttttaatttttttatatttatttttaggaatCTATAAATTCGTGCCACGTGTCAATAAAGCAacatttttatgattttttagaaaattttcttGTATTTTTAAAGGTTTTTTAGGTTTAAAACACAATTACTTTATTATTAACTGTTGATATTAATTCATGTCATTTTCTCCTATTTCAGattgtaaatatatatttacttttttatttttagaatgaaTTAATCTGGgcatttcattttaaattgaattaaaatgaGTGAATCGAGGCCGTTGATTTTATAACTGTTGATAGCCCACATGTAAGTGGACGCTGGGGCCCACGTCTGTTTCCCACCGAAGCCAATATCGCTTTCGTTCTAGAATCTTTAGCTAATTTGACTAGGCTTTTGGCTtttgagtcaaaatgactacATGTTGCATATTGTTGGAGATGGTGGATTTTGATTGGGGgagccattttggcttttgactccatAGTTCGAGTTGCTCTTAGGTAGAAAGTAGAATCATGTGTGCGGTAGCAGAAAACCGCTCAAACCAACACTCTGAGGAGGAACATCAGTGACGGCCGCGTTCGTATTGGTGGTTGAAGAACAGTGAAAATGTTTAACGCATCGGTACCCGAAATTGGATCTAGAATAGGAAGGGGAATAGATTTTGCAGGAGAGCTTGGGGTAATTAAAGGAATTGAGCAAATACGAAAAGCAAACAAAGAGAGCACAAAGATAACAGAAAGGAAAGGACAATAtggaaaaaagaataataagTCTTCAATTGGATGAAACCACTCATAAAGGGCGGATGAAACCGTCGACTATCAAGGCGGAAGAAAACCCGGAGCAATGGTTTCGGTTCGCTCCCTTTTTAAACCAGCTAGGTTTGAGTGGTGTTGTCTTTACATATCTTTGATGAACTCATTGTGAATAAGTTACTTCAATCTCATAGGTATTTCCAACACATAAGCCAACATCAATTCATAAATTTGTTTGGAAGAACTCATCCCAAATTCTGGCAGGCATAAGAAAAAATATTAGACCAATAACAAATTGGTGACCACCATTCGCCAAAATTCTGACAAAACATCCACCTTTTCAAATATTTCTAGATAGAAGAAAGAGCAAGGCTTGGTGGGACAGCAGCAATTAGATCAAAACTTGTTTGATATTGAATCCAAAAATGAGTCCTTCCAAATGTTAGTGGATCTTATAAGGTGTGAATTAGTTCAAATAATGAAGCttaagaaataaaaggaaaaagtacAAAACTAAAACCTACAGATTGCTGTCATCTTCATCCCTGTTATTATATACTGCAAAAGGACGAATTCATCATATTGATTGAATCCTCCAGAAGGAAGATCACACATAACTAGAGGAATCTGCATGCAGACACACAGAACAGATTGCTTGCATACTTGACATTGAAGAAACATAGAGAGTCTGGAAATTTTGTCTCTGGGGAAAAGGAGCTGGTGAAGATGGGCCACAAGACTCGTTAAACTTGTCCTTGTTTGAATAGCCAGAAACCATATGGCAAAGGAAATCACCTTGATACTGAAAGTGCCAAGAAACCATTTTTAAGGAAACCCCCCATTTCAGAACTAACTTTGCCTAAACAGCTAAAAGCCTAAAACCTACGTGGTTATGAGGGTGATATGTTTATGTAGTGGGGCAAAactatttaattcaatggatgcAAATTGCAAAGATCTAGCCCAGGGAATACTGTAATTTAGAATTATATGCAAAATTTTATGCATTGAACATGAATTGGTATGCGATGTTCATGGAGTTCTTTTGAAGAGAACTTTTTAAGTAGTATGTATTGGATGTGTGATCTTGATCGAGAAAGAGAGCATTACTATACATTTATAAAGTAGGAACTGCAGAGAATAAGCTACTAAAAGTTGGATTTTGAATATGAAAATTTAATTACATGACTAACGAGCCAAATTTGCCTACTCTTTGCATGATGAAAATTCTTTGAGGTGATTCTATTCCAGTTTATATTCGCTCAGGCATCTTGCAATGACAATGAGCTCAGCATTAGAAAAGGTGATGACTACAAGGCTAGTTTCCCTGATGTAGCAACAATTTACCAAGTAAAAACTCCCTAAAGGCCTCTAAAGGGGTTGGAAACAATTTTCATGACTTTCTAGAACTATGCTTCTGTCCTTTGAACCCACCCCATGGAATTACCTTATGAAGAGCATCACTTTACTACTTATAGATTCCATGCAATTCTACATGCATAGTTCTACCGCAATGCACTATGATCTTCAAtcagaacataaagaaacacaTCATACGGATAGTATGCCAAAAATATTCAAAAGTACACCAACTGCAGTTTTAAAAGGGATATTCAGATGGATAAATATATAATGTTACTAGCATTCtctgaaaatggaaaatagataCAGATTCTTCCAAATAACTATACAGCAGAGGAGGTCAGTTTATTTTGAGAGACAAGTATCTAAACTCTGAGAGAAGGCGCAGAATCTAAAAGGAGAAGAAACAGATACAAGACACAACTTAGCTCCAGAAAAGACATTCATTACTTACCACTTCTACAAGAACTTTTCTATGCTGGTGGTTAATGTGGATTTGGGAACAGCCCCAATAACTGCATCTTTTTTCTCACCATCCTTGAATAAGATGACAGTGGGGATGCTTCGGATCCCATATCGGGTTGCAACTGAAGCACTCTCATCGGTGTTTACTTTGTAACACTTGAGCTTCCCAGCATATTGCTTTGCCAGTTCATCAATTATAGGGTGGATCATACGACATGGACCACACCATGGGGCCCAGAATTCAACCAAAACAGGTAATTCAGCATCAAGGACAAGTGACTGCCATGTTGCATCAGAAACAGCAGGCACTGTAATTTTTAAGAGCAGAAAACTATCATAAAGAAATTATGGTAGTACTAAAAGCAGTTGATAATATGTGTAAATCATTTCTATTGAAAACAGTTACCCCAATAAGTACAATATATGGCAAATTTTTCCTATCAAGTTCACAATGTTCTAATCAAAAGACTTTACAATATTTCCAATGCTTCACTTCTTACATAACAAACCCCAACATGTACAATATATGAATTCTACACCAAAAACTTCCTATCAAGTTCACAATGTTCTAATCAAAAGACTTTACAATATTTCTAATGCTTCACTTCTTACATAAAAGACACATCTGTTGGCCATAACGAATAGACTTAACGTCTTAACCCTGATGAAAGTCTGTACTTTATTTTAGTCTAATAAAGTAACTGGCATTTGGATAGCCAAATTGCATTACAACAACAGATTCCTATATAACGTGGCCCTGAATCTGCAATTCTACCATAAAGAAACTTCCTAAAACTCTGAAGATACTATGCGCCATAAGCATAGTttcaaaataatatttaaacatACACAAGCTCAAAACATTCACTTGCTCCCTCTTCCCTAAAGATTTAAACAtccttttattattttctttaccAACCAAATTACCACAAACACGGTCATCCTATTAGACCTTTCCCATCGCCCAACTTTCTTTCCCAAATAAACTAGTACCTTTTGCAAACTAATGCAGTACATGTTTCAAAGTAACTTTGGTTCCATATGGTGAACAACTCGAGAGTTATGCACTTGAGCCAGAGATATCCCTGCATTTATTATTTGCTTCAATCTTCAATAATAGGTCACCGCCTCAAcataattttatcaaaatcttTCCTGAACCTCTTACTATTTAACTTTGCATTATTAGGCCCTCCAGCATCAATAAGCCCTTGATAGTGTCACTGCTAGCTTGCCTTTAGCCCATCAAGAAGTAGGTCCATTTCGCACTCATGATGGATTCAAACAAAGAACTACAAGAAACCAGAACCAGAATTCAATTCACTGAGATAGCTCTTAACTAAGACCTTAAAGCCCATTCCATGCTTCTCTGCTGGGCAAATCCTCAGTTCTTACTTCCTGCTATCTTCTCTTTATTCATAAACTCAAACTTCTGTGAATCCAACCACGATTTTAAGAAAGTTCCAAAACCGATACCTTTCATCGGTTTCATAAGGTCACCAACACTTCTTATCATTTCTTCAATATCCAACCAATAGTTTTCTCATCGAATCCTTTCATTTAATTCTCAAACTTCCTAAGAACATCACCAATTACACCAACTTAATAGTTCTATTCTGAGAATTGTATTTACTCATCTTCTCAACTAAGACAAAGCCACTTTCTTGGCTACAAGTTCGAAAAAACTTCACTCTACACAGTAAACCATTTCACTCTATCACCTCATAACGATACGAAACATccataacaaattcaaatcaataCCAAACACAAAGCCGTGAAATAAAACAATCAAAAACATAAAACGAGTCGATCATACAAGTTCCAAGTCTGTTCTACTTTATATGTAAAAAGAATCCAAACACTTGCACAAACGGCAGAACAGAAGTTGAAGAGACGAAACTGACCTCCGACGGCGGTGTCCTGAGCCTCGCAGAGAACGAGACCACGCCGGCGACGAGGAGCGAGTCCGGAAGCGGGACCGTAGCTGAGAGATCCGACAGAGCGAGTAGTCTGAAGAGCGGAGCTGACCTTGAGGCCGGAGTAGTGAGGCAATCCACGGCGGCCGGTGAGGGAAGAAACCGAGGAGGCGGCGATCGGAGAGAGAGGAGGTGAAGGCAGAGCGGAGGAGCGAGGAATGACGATGGATTCAAGGACGGTGGCCATTTCCGCAGGGGATCAGAgctccagagagagagagagagagatgtggataggcagagagagggagagtttggCTGGTAGCGTTTTCAGGGGAAGATGACGGATGGCCCAGAGTGTGTTGAGTGGGGGAGGCGAGCATTAGATGAGGATCCACTTGCCAAACaaaaacggaaaaaaaaaaaagtgagcaTACGAGGCTGGAATGACGACTTTGACCTCTTCCCTATTTTTGTGGTTAACTCACCGATTGATTGGATTCCAACATCTGAgcgataagaaaaaaaatacaaaaaattgaaGACGGAGCTAACCAATGAGAAACACCATTTTTGTGTGCGCGCTTTTCCCGGCCACTAAAGGATGAGAAACATCATTGATGAATTGAATTCTAGTGACGACGTTAGTTGGTGAATTGAATTGAGCCGCATAAAATAGatttaaaatagaaaattttaGTCGCCAAAAAATTCCTGTAAAGGGCATTGATGACTTTTTAGCCTATCAAATGTCATTCTCAATTTCTCATCCGTTTTAGCTTTCGAAAACCCTTTTCAAAATGGGATGATGCCACACGCAAAGTCTCAATTATGCATTCCTTCTTACTAGGTGGGTCTCCTTTTCCATAACTCACCAGGAACATGATCACGTGTAAGCCTGTATTTTTAACACTAATTTCaacaatcaaatcaaaatttaaACGATTTCAactatatataaaagaaaaacgCTAGTGATCGATCTTTCTATTCTTTTTTGGTTGGAGGGCTTTCAAATTTGGGACCTGAACAATCAGTTGATAACGAAGACTAGGGAGCTATCAAGAGTGAATACCAGCATCCTCAAATACTGATGAACCACAATCAGTAACACAATGTTGATCAGCTTAATTGAACCTTGAGAAGCACGCCACACCCAAGACCTTAACTACATGCATGATCATTCCCAAGTCTCAGTAAAAGCACTACTTATTCATGGTGGATCGAACAATTTTAGCTAATGTATGGTCAAGTCGTCTTTATTAAGTGGTCTTGTGCTTGTTTGCTATGCTTATAATGTGTTTTGGGTATTCTGAGTCCCCAAGAACATTATCATAATTAATCCCGTCTGTATTTACCACAAACTTAAACAATCTTTGGCAAAAAGTGTATACTAAAAGCATTAATAAGAACAAATAGGAAGAGTGAGAAAGATAAACTGGAATATAAAGGTGCTAGTACATAGAGAAAAGAAGAGTTTCTAGATAATTGGATAGGTACTGCCGGTGGAAAACATGCAGACATattcatcaaggacttcaaCAACCCTACATTTCGGCAAGCAAGTCCTGTCAGCAGCCGAAATCAATGATCAATCATTGGTCCTGGAAGATTGTCTTCGCATGCACTGAGGCACGCCTAGACCGGAGCAACTTCTTTTCTAGTTTCGACGACTCAACACCAGGAACAGGCTGAACAGTCATCCTCTCGAGCACAGGTGAATTGAAAAGCAGATATCTGATGAAATCTAATTCAGCTTTGACATCTCTGATGTCGTTTACGAACACATATTGCAGTTGGTTGAATGAACATCTCCTGTTGTCATCTAACCAAGAATTCCCTTTTCCAACATCCTCTTGCCCTGGGAAGACCTGAACATTTAGTTCTTGCAGAGCTGGGCAACTTCTAAAAAGGCAAAGAGCAGTTAAACTCTCCTCCAAACTAGTTAAGCTTAGAGTTATATGAAGACAGGTCAGATACAGACATGGTCTGGGCAGTTTTACTGGAAAAGCACCAATAGCCAGATACATTAAAGAGCAACAGTAGAAATCGAGCCTCTGAACCTGAGGCAGGCAACTTAGAATCTTGACCAAATTGCTCGAACTGTCAGAAACCCGTC
It encodes:
- the LOC112164562 gene encoding thioredoxin, which codes for MATVLESIVIPRSSALPSPPLSPIAASSVSSLTGRRGLPHYSGLKVSSALQTTRSVGSLSYGPASGLAPRRRRGLVLCEAQDTAVGVPAVSDATWQSLVLDAELPVLVEFWAPWCGPCRMIHPIIDELAKQYAGKLKCYKVNTDESASVATRYGIRSIPTVILFKDGEKKDAVIGAVPKSTLTTSIEKFL